The Aneurinibacillus uraniidurans genome segment GGCTGGGCATTATGTAAAGGGCAACTCTTGAGCATTTCGGAAAATGAAGCTTTATATACATTATTGGGAACGACATATGGTTGGATGGTCAAATAAATTTTGATTTGCCAGATCTGCGAGGACGACTTCCGGTTCATATAAACAATTCCATCAGTCTTGGCGCTAAAGATGATGCGAAGACAGTTACGCTGACAACTTCACATTTGCCAGCACATACCTATGTGGCAAATGCAATGTCGACAGCAGGGACTAAATCGTCGCTAACTAATGTCGTATGGGCTGATTCAACTCAAGAAAACTATTTGCAATAGGATAAGGTTTAATGTCTGCCTAAAAAGCGAAGAAAATCAAAC includes the following:
- a CDS encoding tail fiber protein, which translates into the protein MSISENEALYTLLGTTYGWMVK